The genomic stretch aatatgaggagatttcgttttaatagtaacttgagtagataaaAATCGaaaactagcagtagtgtaaataacaatttcaagaaagtaagaactcacacattcaagaaatacactaatttaaagtggttcggtcaaaataacttacatccacttgtgaagccttcttcgatgaggctcccagcttccactagcaaattactttgaaggggaaggacaaatacccctcttacaaccttttacaagtggttcacacttttataaattttcaatgagaaagaaggaggcgaacactcaagcaattgaaaataagacttgctaaagactttgctaaggctttatctcaatttcttactcatcaaaaggttgttttctctgttgagaattgaggggtatttataggccccaagaggattcaaatttgggctccaaattttgaattctcttgggtttccgaggctggcggtggcaccgcttgtcaatgtcatattgaccatttactggcagtgccaccgctcagtccagcaatGCCACCGctcaactctcgggttctgggcggtgccaccgcctattctggcggtgccaccgcctacactatttcagctcactggttgagctccaaacttggcccaaacaagtccaaattcgggcccaattggtcgcTAATcggattataggattaacccttaatcttaaccctaattttaTGCAAACTACGAGCTTAAAAGATAGTCCTAtgcaagtttttaaccgacaacgttgagtttccttccggcgagtttttcgacgaacttccggcggacttccaatacaccctcggatttctttcggcggactcccagtaggctcccgatcttgtggcgagttcagcgagtagctgaaccttctcggtgatctccacgaacctccgacgatctcttcggcggacttccgaaaactccgacaagtctctgatttcctctcggttggttccggcagcatctccgatgaatcttcagactttcgaacacccatcaaacttgactccgatagacttgctttatgtcttcaagctatcatagttaatcctgcacatataaaataaaacttcgatcaagataattaatcctaagcaattaatcaagttgtccagcatgtcattggtcctttgacgcttcgtccgattcttcgatgcatcatcctttcttgtagcctattgcccaatcggtctgttgactccgcaactccaatatccttggcgcaatacccgctcttcttggctcgatgcccgaattcataaccagaagtcttctgtcgatacgtcgaccgatctaccggcccgatatccaatcttctaacatattcctccggcacaacatgatttttctgctttaattgtctcatcctgatcgaagcatcctgcgtcactcaaaacacagattaaatcataaatacatatcaagtaatttcatcatcaaaatacgagattcaacactctcatCGAGATTAAGGGCTCTAGAATCTTAAAGTTACGAGGGTGCTCAGGATGCCAAAGAGTTAGAAGACTTCCTCTTCGATATGGAGTAGTACTTCAGAGTAAGCCGACTTGAATATAAAGATTCCAAGGTATTGTTAGTGATGATTTATCTCATCAGTGATGCAAAATTGTGGTGGCACACACAATGGAAAGAAATGCAACAAGATCATTATAACATTGACACTTAGGAAGCCTTGAAGAAGGAATTGCGAACTTAGTTCACGCTAAATACATAGAGTTCATTGCATGGCACAAATTGCAACAACTTTGCCAAACCTCTACTATCAAAGACTATGTAAAGTAATtttcattgatattagacattctGTTCAAGGAAGATAAACTTTTCTACTTCCTCAATGGTCTAAAATCGTTTGCTAAACAAGAGTTACATCGTTAGAATATCTATGCGCTAGCAAGTGCAATCAACGATACAAAACGGCTTATAGATTTCtctataatgaaaaaaaaaagaaaaaaaagtactcATCAAAAAGGGATCTATGAGAGCTTCTACGTGGAATGACTCGAAGAAAAAAAGTGCTTTGCTAGGACTTAGATATAGAGGCAATATCCCAAAGTCCAAGATATCATTTGTGTGGTTGAAAGCATCCGATGTTGGAATGCTCGCAGTGAAAGGAGATACTCAATGCCCTTACACCTTCTTTCTAACCAGAGAATGGTAGAGCGAAAGCAAAATCATTCGGCTCGAGTATATCGAGCTCAAGTAGTGACAAATCATCATCAAGACCTTGCATGGGAGCTACATGTTTGTTAAACACATTATGATGTGAAGTATGAGAGAAACCAAAAcaaaggccaaagaagaagagtgACTCTCTAAGCTCAAGTTTGTCAGAGTCTAGTAGTGACAAAAGATCACCACAACAATCTTACACAAGGGCGATGCAACTATTGAATGCACTGCAATGTCACATGAGGGAGTAGTCTAAGGCAATGTCGAAAGAGACAAAGGCATATGATAACCTACTGATGTTCATGAACATCAAGCTGAAAGGGAAGGCGATTCACGTATTAGTGGACACACAAGCCACACACAATTTTGTAACAAATCGAGAGACAAAATGACTCGTATTAAAGATGGCAAAAAAGTTAGAGCCGAATGAAGACAATCAATTCGGAGGCTAAACCTATCTCTATATTGGCAAAGGGAGTCAATAATAAGATAGAAGATTAGAGTAGAAGTACCAACTTGGCACTTCCCTTAGACAATTTTCAAGTTGTTCTTAGGGTAGAGTTTCTATAAGAGGCAAAAGCAAATACctatgccattcttgaattctcTATTTCTGATCGATAGTGACTTTCCATGCATGATGCTACTTTTGAAGGAAGCTTTGAAAGACATAATTTTGGCTATGCAAGTGATGAAAGAATTAAGGTAGGAAGACTTAACTCATCCCACAATAATATGGCTGGAGTCAAAAGGCCTCAATGTAGGGCAAGGGTCAATCACGATAGATGCACTTGAAGAATATGCCGATGTGCCAGGATTTCAATTGCCAAAGCTCTCTCCACATAGGCACAAGGTGGAATGGCAATCGGAACTTAACGAAGGAGTCGAAAATCCAATCAACCAtccacattaggcatcattttcggAGTGAGAGAAACTCTGAGACCCCTCAAATAAGCTGTTGGGCAACAAATAATTTTAAAGTTTATGTTCGCTCGTGGATAACCCAATGCTCTCGAGGGGTGAGACTGAGCGAGCAATTGTTAATACCAAGCGAACGACCAAAGAATTAGAGTTTGTGGTGGCCATACAAGGAGAGGATGGTGGTGACCACATCAAAAAGTTATAGTCTGATTGGcaaaagattaaaataaaaatattttctaagtcATAAGGTATACAGAAGCAACTAATCAGTAGAGATAAGATTGCAACAACCTCGAGTCTAGGAGGAAATCGACTACCCAAGTACTTGGGCAAGAAAACATCACGAGATGAGGCATGGTACCATAGTGGCGGATCTTTTGAGCAGTGACCAAACTTGTGCACAGAAAGCATCGGAGAGCACATTTTCAATTGCAAATGGGGGTGTGGAGGATCCCATAAGCATGACCAAAGTTATTACATAAGCACTCTATAAGGGCGAAACCTGAGTTAGATTCGAGCAACACTTCTAGCACTCCAAAAGTGTGATGGCGAAAAACaagtaaaatcaaataatcagctCGGAGCAAGGAGTACAATGTAAGAAAATTGGATGAATCCATTCCGAGGAACTCAATTCTCCTCACCTATGCAATAGAGATCTATACCAATCGAAAGTCCCATCAAATGAAAGATGCGAGAGATCAACTTTGCTGCAGGGGAAAGCCAAGGACTCTTCAAGTTCTATGAACGGTGAAGGTCCAACCAACATGTAATAGTCAAGCTTTTACATGTTGACACCGACAAAGGGCTTGAATGCAGAATATGAAAGCTCTTCTCTTGCTAACTAACAAATCTGAATGACTCAAGTGTTCTAACTCAGCCAACTTCCCCAGCTGAACCAACTTAGCGATGACGAGTTGCAACCAAGTGGACGGATCAAATCAAAATCGACGACTCAACAAAAGCAGAGATAAGTTACGACAAAGGATGCAACACTCTTTGAAACCCTATTTTGTGTGCAATCCGTTTTCAAAACCCTTTCAAAAAACAAATTGTTTTGGATCCCAATTATCTTACCCTTTTTGTGTGCAATGATATATTAAATTACCCACACTTTTTATTTGTTGTATAAATCCTTTGTGGACTATATTGCAAGTGCATGTCGTTCGAGTGTGTAAAATCTAAACTAACCCTTGCAAATGCATATCTCGTTTGAGTGTCGCACATCATCCGTAAAAATTACTCGAGTATTGCTAGGCAATGCTAGCTAAAACCATTATAGAGTGACAATACTATCGTCAACTCGAGGACGAGCCTGATGGTGATGACGAAGCCCGACGAGGGTTGCCAAGGTGATCGTCCTCCCCTTCGAACACTGCTACAACTGGAGGGGCAGACAGAACAGGAGCTGATGAAGAAAATGTTTCAGACACAAACTAAACAAAACAATAATATCAGAAACAGTCAAATGATTCCAGATTATTCTCTTCTAATCATCCAAGAAAAAGGCAATTGTAGTTGCAGATGCAAATTATGTCAATTGCATAGCCAAGGAAGCTCCTGGCAGTAACAACAATCTTAAAGCTACTACATTTAGCCTACATCACATAATCAAAGTTTTCGGATATAATATTCGATAAGGCCCGTCCTGGAACTTAAGCTGCATCATCAGCTCTCAGTTTGTTCTCTCAATCGACGAATAGTGCTCCTCACAGTTACAGCACTAGCAGTGCTGCAAGCAATGCAGTATCGAAAATGTAAGAAAGAGACTAATCTATCGAATTAGGTGACACACTAGAGCAGCAGTAGACTCACTTCAATGTATAAGCACCGCCTGCCTTGACCTTGCCGCAATCCTTACAGCCCCAAATCCCAACTGCTTTTCTCTTCACAGCATACTGCAACAGTACCAAGCccaaaatattataagttttactaataaaaatagcaCAATagatcatatttaaaaaaaaagtgtCAACACAATGGCTAAATATATAATGATAACAACAATAAAAGGTGTAGTAACCCAACTAGTTAGGGTCAACTACATGATCAATATAGGTGAGCAATATTGTAACATCACTATTTAATGTCACATGGAAAGTGGACTAAAACTTAGAATGACTTATAAAGGGATCTGATGGGTGATAGATGTACTACCATCAAGCATTTTGGACCAGTGGTCCAAGCTCAACAAAATCAAGATCGAGTATCACATCATGTTAGGTTATCACAATTGGTATCCGAGTCAACATTAGAACATGATAAAAGAACCAAGAAGGAAAAGATTAGGAATAAAGGGCATGTCACGACGTGAAGCCATCACTGAGCTATGCCTCACATGTCACAGAATACCAGAGTCTGATTCTGGACTATTTTGGGGCTTGACAAGGACGTCAATTCCTTAAGCGAGAGAGATTGCAACACTCCGGCTTAGTCCCACATTGAAAGCAAACTAAGGCTTAGAATGGCTTCTAaggatcatgagatatacaaagttAACAACGACATTCACTTCGGCTTATGCATTTAAGTTTTGAGCTAGTGGCCCAAGCGCTATTAATATCAGCTTACACATTTGAGCTAGTGGTTTAGGCTCAATGAAGTTAACAAATCCATTATGGTCGTGACACAAATAAATGATTTAATAACTTTAACCAAAAAGCCAAGAGTTATAAGATTTTGAGAAATTATCAATCAGGTAATTCAACATTGTTCACAGGAGCACAATTAGTCATTTAATTATAATGAGAAATGTGGCACGATTCATTATCAATATATTGGCAAATGAGACATATCTGTCACCTATTTACTTTCAAAAATCACAACCATAATAGTAAGGGGGACAAGCATAATATCCATAACCTTCTTCGGACAGTAAAAATGAAATCACAAAAACATGATAGTGTTGAAATTACTCCTAaaaggcaaaaagaaaagaaaaaatagactAGTCAAGAAACAAAAACTgaaatatatatcaaaataaaaaaaaagactaaAACCAAAATGTTTAACCTATCGGCACATTAACATTTCAAACTTTAGAGAaggtaacacacacacacacacgcacacacaaatatatatcaaATTAGAAAAAGGTTGAGTTACACCAAAATGTTTAGTCCATTGGCTTGTTCGCATTTCAAACTCTAGAGAAGTTGACATACATCCATATATGTCATTAGAAAGAGAGCAACTAAAAGTTTGATTGAACTCAACACCCACCATATAAGATTGTCAGTCTAAATATGCAAATACAATCGCTCTAGTTATTATGCCATTTCAGCTAATCAAGTCAGATGCAAATACCAGCAGAGAGGTTAATTGCCAAGCTAACACCCTGAGCACTAAGGAATGAGATTTTTGCAAGGTTACTTAGCAAGCAAGCAACAACACTCGATGCAAAAGAAATCATACCTTTCCGCAGAACTCACAGAAGTACTTTGCATGCTGAGAAACCTCCATTTTCTTGATTTGCTTCCTCAAACTTGCACCATACCTGGTACCTGAAAAGCACagaaaaaaagaaacagaagCAAATTAAAACTTATAATGGTTCTTGCATCAGCATAACCAACGTTTGGAGATATAGGATATACCGTATTTGCCAACAATTCCGGCCTTCTTGGTGCGCTTCGTCTGCAATCAAATGAAAAGAAGTAGCCTTAGATATCAGAAGAATTCAATCAAGTGAAGATACATGGCCGACGGTAGCAAATCACAACTCAGCCGATGTTCATTCGGGAGCACCACCATAGAAGTAGTAGTGAGATTGATGTCCACTGACTCAACTTAGTAAATCTAGTGCATAAACAGGACAATAGAAGACTTCTTATTACATAGAGATATATGCTATCCCTTGCACTGATCTAGGAGTGACGCCAAAATCTATGCCCACAAGTTCTCAAACACAATCACTCTGTACTAAAATAAAAACACCTTTTTCAGTACGTTTGCAATGGATCAAAAactatttcaaaacataaatttTCAGAGATTATAATCGGTCACAAAATGAGTTCTTTTGCGCGAGTATCAACGATCTGAAAACAAAGATCATCTCCAACCATTTCGTTGACCAGCAATATCTCAATGTCCATCGAATCATCCATCACAGTTCAACACTcaaagatatatcaaatgaatacgAAAGGAACTCCAAACAAAAGATGATAGATTTCCAGCCATTCCCCGCTTCTCTGTCTCTACCATCATCCAATTTGAAGAGGGGTCGAGAAGGAATACCAAAAAACCGAAGCGAACAAAACGCATACCATTGCTCGGAAGACCTAAACGCCGAGCGAGTACTCCGAAGAACAGACGGAAGAGTCGGCCGCGACTTCCCCCGACTTTTGCCCTTTATAGCCAAAACCCTAATCTAGAACAGAAGGCGGATCGAGCAATCGCGGCCGTTCGATGTCCCAAGTTCCCGAGCTGGCCAGGGAGCGTCGAAATCACGATCTCGACCGTCCAGTGCTTGGAGATTCGTGCGCACTCTGAAAACCCGTGAGTTCGAGCCCTCCCGTCGGAAGGAGCAAACAGCGTTCCACCCTGCAAAACCAGTGCTCTGCCATGGAGCATCATTATCATCTCTTGGGCTTTGGCTTTTGGGCGTGGGGAAGGCCTACCCTTCCCTGCCGTGGCGCCATCTTCTGCTTCCAAGGTCGACGAATGAACCCTCTCCGTTTGTCACGCCCGCCGCCCCCCCTCCCTCTCACCAGCTGTGTTGCACGTAACCCTCTCCATTCCTGCTACTCCTCGTCTACTCTTTCTCGTTTCGTCTTTTGAAGACCCTCTCGGTTTCTCTCCGGTGAATTTATATGAAATTTATATTAAAGATAATTTTTTCTTTAAGATAACTTTCtgaaatcttataaaagaatcaaatcttattattagatttttttttattatcttcgtGGGACACTCGTATACGAATTCCAACATAATTCCTAAATAATGCGAGAGGCAGAGCGCACTAGCGGCACCGCCGAACACATGGCCAAACACCAGGACGCCGCCCAGCACGTTGGCGGAGAGCAGCTTCGTCATGCAGATGCCGCTGTCGACGGGCCGACATTAGGAACGCCATCCACGCGGTGCGCACGAAGCGGAACCACCACCCCGTCACCGTGGCCACTGCTGCCTCCTACTATATGCCACCCGCCCGCTGCTCGCCGCCGTTGCCCGCTGGTGTCATCGGGAAACATAAATTTGCCGATGTCCGCGCGTGCATGCGCCCGACCAAGTGCATGCACTGCGCCGAGCACGCTTTTGAATCCGATGCTTGTCGTGCACCTTTGAAGTGCACGCACTCGCTCGTATTAATGCACCGCGCAAGTGCCACATGGCACCACAGCGTTACGCCGCAGAGATTTAAAAGGGCCCCATCCCCTACCAACGGAAGCAaggaataaaataaataaaaagatttttgttgttgttgatgtcGAAATATCTTTTACTGAAGGAATACGTTTAGGATAATATTGAAGTGCCTTTGGATTTTTGTTCTAAACTATCAATCtaattttttcatttatattacttatattttgatttaattatcaaaagatatattatttCTCCTCCAATTAAAATGAAATAGAATCATAGaatgagatgatatatatatatatatatatatatatatatatatatattggagaaGGAGGTGGAGGGAGCCTGCAAATTGTTGGAGTTGCCATGGGCAAAGTAGAGACGGGAGAGCGAGGAGGATGGAGATCTCAAGAAGAGGATGATGCAGTCGGTGCCCAAGAGGAGGTTGTTTGACCTCGACCGCCAATTCACCGCCTCTGGGGCTGCCTTCGCCCCCATCACCTCCTGCTCCACCTACATAGATTTGTGTTTCTGCTGATCCAAGAATCTTTCTTTCGACTCTCTCTGTAGGAACCTGCTTGGCGACCATCCACTTTGTGGCAATACAAAGAAAACCTGAAGGGGAACGATTTCGATATGTATTTAGGAAAAGAATAGATAGACATGTGTTGGGATCAAAATCTTGTAAATCATGACAGTAGTACATAAAAAAGCAtcgaaatcattctctttcaggTTTCTCTGTATTGTAGTAAAGTGATCGTAGCCAAGCTGATTCTTATACACAGAGTTAAAGCATTATTATAATGATTCTTGCATTAGCAGAAGCATCATATATAACTTGTGCCCCTCCCTCCCCCTCCTGTTTCATCTGCGTTCTCCCACAGCCCCATGGAAATCCTCTCCCCTAAACGAAGCAGTCGCTCCCAACTCGACCACGAAAGTGGAGGAGGTGATGCGGCCGACTCTGCTGTGGCCGTCTCCGAGACGGTGAACCAGCGGTCGAGGTCGAACACCCTTCTCTTGGCCGCCAACTACATGATCCTCTTCCTGGGCTCTCTGTCCTCATCCCTGCTCTCCCGCTTCTACTTCGTCCATGGCGGCTCCAACCGTTGGGTGGAGACCCTGGTTCAGTCGGCCGGCttcccgctcctcctcctccccataTACCTCACTCCGTCTCCCTCCTCTCGTCCCTTCTCTGGCTTCAGTCGTCGTCTTGTTTATGTGTCCCTCCTGCTCGGCCTCCTGCTGGGCGTCAACAATCTGCTCTTCTCCTGCGGCGTGTCCTACCTCTCCGTCTCCACTTCCTCGCTCCTCCTATCGTCGCAGCTCGGTTTCACGCTCCTCCTCTCGGCGCTCCTCGTCCGCCACCCGTTGACCTTCTCCAGTCTCAACTGCGTTGTGCTTTTGACCCTCAGCTCCGTTCTTCTCGCTCTCAACTCGTCCGGTGACCGCCCCCCCGGCGTCGACCGGGGCCACTTCTTCCTCGGCTTCGCCGCCACCCTCGGCGCCGCGGGCCTCTTCGCGGTGTACCTCCCGGTCACGCAGCTGGTCTACCGCGGGGTGAGCGGGTACCGGATGGTGGTGGAGGTGCAGCTGCTGATGGAGGCGGCCGCGACGGCGCTAGCTGCGACGGGGATGGCGGCGAGCGGCGGGTGGCGAAAAGAGGGCGCGTGGGACCTCGGCGGCGCCCGGTACTGGACGGTGGTGGCGGCCACGGTGGTGGGCTGGCAGTTCTGCTTCATGGGCACCGCGGGGATGGTGTTCCTGACGTCCTCCGTGAACAGCGTCATCTGCATGACGGCGCTGCTCTCCGTCAACGTGCTGGGCGGCGTCCTGGTGTTCGGCGACGAGTTCGGCGGCGGCAAGGCGGTGGCCCTGGTGCTCTGCCTCTGGGCCTTCAGTTCCTACCTGTACGGAGAGTACAAGAAGAAGAAGGACGAGGCTGTGATGGCAATGGAGGAGGGGAAGGAGACGGAGAGGAGAGAGAGTAGCGAGGTGACTGGAGGTGATAACAGTGCTTGAACAGCTTCTGATCTCTCGTCCTTCCTTATCATAGTCTTCTTCTCTATGTTTTCAGCGTAACGAGGAGTTGTTCTAAGGGAGGAGGTGTTAGGTCGAGAGGGAAAGAGAAGAGATCCACCTCAACCTTGTCAATCTAAGGAAAGATACTGCTGATCTTGTGTTCTTTTCTTACCTTTTTGTTAGAGTCATAGGTTATGGTAGATCATCTTGGATCCGCCGATCTAAATAGCATGTTAACAGTTCAATGCAAGTAAATACAATAAGAGATTAGCGTTACCGAAGCGGACCATTGCCAGGGGACCAGAATAAGGATATCTTGCTTTAGGAAGGATGATGAGAAGTACAAAAAGGCGAGCGAAGGTGACACCAAAGCCATACATAGTGGGATGTGAATCCTTTGCTCTCATGTGTTGGTGTTCTATTCTGGGTTTCCTGTGGGCTCTTTATTCCCTCGCCTTTTGGCAGCTACACACCCATCTCCTTGCCTTTTTTTGGATGctcatgtctctctctctctctctctctctctgtcacacacacacacacacacagggcTTCATCTTCTCCGAAGGACTGACTTCAAAGGAAGTTTCAGAGAGCACCAATGTCCCTAGAGGAGGACGATGGCTTTGGAAACATTAACAATAAAGGATCCATAAAACAATGGTATACACAGaaaatgaaatttcaaaattttatatatggATTAATGGTTCTgcagagtttttatttttatttttaaataaaaaattacgaattattattttctaaataGAAATTAACTAAAATCATATTATCTACGTAAAAAATCAAAATCTTAATCCACCTCTatacataataataaaattaagaaaCGAAATGATTTCACTTTTTTTTACctctattataaataaatattcatgataagtatttatgtctttgatttttatttatgaaataatcatGAAGTTACCTTTCAGTTTGCATTGAGATCGTCTTAGTCCTTATAACCACATCATAATTCCGTTAAGTCCATTTCCATTGAGCACGATCAAATTAGGTTAACGATATTAAGTTGTAACTGTGTGTTAGTGAACAAATATGCCGTGGATACATACAACCATCTCAATCATTATACACAATACATTTTTCCTATCTTATCTTACTTATTGCGAAACATTGGCCGGTGCGGCATCGACTTAGCTGAGTAAGAATCATACTTAGAAAATTTAGTGTTCATATTTAATATAGCGAGTTCATAATAAAACATATATTTGTAATTGCTGTGGATGACAAAAAATATCATACGATTTATTtaacaagcaagcaagcaaacaaTTCATTTAAATATCGTATTGATATGGACATGTTCAGTAGTTATATCATAATCTTCGGACTGATGATATCAAGAACTCAAAAATATGAGGTCTGTGATCAACTCCGCATGTTTCAGCTCGTTATCGTACCTTTTCGGTCCAAGCCATTCCTCTCGTCTTTCGATTTGATTTAAAACCGGACCGACACCACCGCAACCACCACCACAACAACGACGACGACATCAACTACTTAGTTGGATCCCATGAACTCATACACCGCACAATACTGTTTCCCTCCCACGTCTCAGCCATTCCTCTCGTCTTCTCCTCTTCCAAGAAACCTCCTCTGCTCAACAACGTCAACCATCCTTTCATGTATGTTCTATTATGAACTCGCCGAAGCACAGTTATAGCAGACTACTGCATATTACGACTTCAATCTGGAGTACATGAAATATGAACGCTACGATCATTACAACActcacaaaacaaaacaaaaaaaaagctgTCTCGACAGATTTAACAATCTTAATTCTAACTCTCTTCTTTGGAAACACACACTAATTCAAGACCATTGGCAATGAAGAGTCATAGAAGAAACACAATTGCGTATGCTAATAAAAGTGGACTAGGAACCCTCAAAAGTCCTGAAAAGAATCATCATCGCTTGCACCACCTTTCTTCCCCTTGTCCACCGCTTCCTCGTGAGCAAGCCGCCTCACATCTATTGGTTCAGGTATGTAAGGTGGTGTGGCACTCCTCACTAGCGCCCAGTTTACCCCATCGAAGAAGGGGTGCTGTTTGATCTCGGTAGCACCCCTTCTGTACCCGATCCTCTTCTCTGGTTCCTTCTCGAGCAGGCCGCGGATGAGGTCTCGTGCGCTCGCGCTCACTGCCGGTGCCTCCGGGAACATCAATGGCTGGCCTACTATGTTGAAGAGCGTGGCTCGGTTTCCTGACCCCTTGAATGGGGTCGTGCCGTACACGAGCTCGTAGAGGAAGATGCCCAAGGTCCACCAGTCCACTGCGCTCCCGTGGCCGTCTCCTCGGATGATCTCAGGTGCCAGATACTCGTGCGTGCCGACGAACGACGTCGAGCGTGCATCCGTCGGCTCCGCCATCAGTTCCAGGAAAGCACGGCTCCCCGTGCCCA from Musa acuminata AAA Group cultivar baxijiao chromosome BXJ1-3, Cavendish_Baxijiao_AAA, whole genome shotgun sequence encodes the following:
- the LOC135625030 gene encoding large ribosomal subunit protein eL43 → MTKRTKKAGIVGKYGTRYGASLRKQIKKMEVSQHAKYFCEFCGKYAVKRKAVGIWGCKDCGKVKAGGAYTLNTASAVTVRSTIRRLREQTES
- the LOC135637279 gene encoding probable purine permease 4, translating into MILFLGSLSSSLLSRFYFVHGGSNRWVETLVQSAGFPLLLLPIYLTPSPSSRPFSGFSRRLVYVSLLLGLLLGVNNLLFSCGVSYLSVSTSSLLLSSQLGFTLLLSALLVRHPLTFSSLNCVVLLTLSSVLLALNSSGDRPPGVDRGHFFLGFAATLGAAGLFAVYLPVTQLVYRGVSGYRMVVEVQLLMEAAATALAATGMAASGGWRKEGAWDLGGARYWTVVAATVVGWQFCFMGTAGMVFLTSSVNSVICMTALLSVNVLGGVLVFGDEFGGGKAVALVLCLWAFSSYLYGEYKKKKDEAVMAMEEGKETERRESSEVTGGDNSA